One window of Candidatus Saccharimonadales bacterium genomic DNA carries:
- the ruvX gene encoding Holliday junction resolvase RuvX, translated as MARRALLGIDVGQKRIGIAWTAADPQVAVPLVTIQAGENVVDEIKRLVREKEADAIIVGLPRNQQGEETNQTTTVRQFADKLKEAGLDVIFQDESLTSVIAEESLKEHNKPYAKEDVDKLAAAYILRDYLEEQRD; from the coding sequence ATGGCTAGGCGAGCTCTGCTCGGGATTGATGTCGGCCAGAAGAGGATCGGAATTGCCTGGACGGCGGCTGATCCGCAAGTAGCCGTACCTTTGGTGACGATTCAGGCTGGCGAAAACGTAGTCGATGAGATCAAGAGACTGGTCCGTGAGAAAGAAGCCGACGCCATTATTGTCGGGCTGCCGAGGAACCAACAGGGCGAAGAGACAAACCAAACGACCACCGTTCGGCAGTTTGCCGATAAGCTAAAGGAAGCAGGGCTGGATGTTATCTTTCAGGATGAGTCTCTGACCTCTGTTATCGCAGAAGAGAGCCTGAAGGAACATAACAAACCCTATGCTAAAGAAGATGTCGATAAACTAGCCGCCGCCTACATACTGCGTGACTACCTCGAAGAGCAGAGAGATTAG
- a CDS encoding cell division FtsA domain-containing protein: protein MILGKLKKAIPSNGGKGADGAHVVALDIGTEYVKVLIARIDGESIEIIGAGKAHQGLDDMHSGAIADIAAVVRNCEQALGDAEQQAGMTVRQAVVGVAGELVKGLTHTIRYKRAEPDKPLDMDEMEFIIEKVQERAHDKVRKLVAWETGNEDVEIKLVNSAIVSIHIDSYKVSNPIGFQGKDVAIQIYTAFAPMVHIGALERTASELDLDLIAVAAEPFAVARSLLGTDASSNFSSVVIDIGGGTSDVAVINDGGVEGTKSFGIGGRAFTKTIATEMDIDYNRAEMLKVGLTDKDEMNGADKAKVLKALTKTLDVWIDGVELALSEFDAIDHLPNHVLLCGGGASLQPLVHVLKETKWYKDLPFTREPTIQRITPEQVAGIKDSTGKAGDHTFVTAMGLLRVGYDTMVGTGEAADSLKDKLNRMLRI, encoded by the coding sequence ATGATTCTCGGCAAGCTGAAGAAAGCGATTCCTTCGAATGGCGGCAAAGGTGCTGACGGAGCACATGTTGTTGCTCTCGACATCGGAACCGAATATGTCAAAGTTCTTATCGCCCGGATCGATGGGGAATCGATTGAGATTATTGGTGCCGGCAAAGCTCACCAAGGCCTCGACGATATGCATTCAGGTGCTATCGCCGATATTGCCGCCGTCGTCCGAAACTGCGAACAGGCTCTTGGCGATGCCGAGCAGCAGGCTGGGATGACTGTCCGTCAGGCGGTCGTCGGAGTAGCCGGCGAGCTGGTCAAGGGACTGACACATACGATTAGATACAAGCGCGCCGAACCCGACAAACCGCTCGATATGGACGAGATGGAGTTCATCATCGAGAAGGTCCAAGAGCGAGCCCACGACAAAGTCCGCAAGTTGGTAGCCTGGGAGACGGGCAACGAAGACGTCGAGATCAAACTCGTTAACAGCGCGATCGTCAGTATCCACATCGACAGCTACAAAGTCAGCAATCCGATCGGTTTCCAGGGTAAAGACGTGGCAATCCAAATCTATACCGCTTTCGCCCCAATGGTTCATATCGGTGCACTGGAGCGAACTGCCTCAGAGCTTGATCTCGATCTCATAGCCGTAGCCGCTGAACCGTTTGCCGTGGCCCGTTCACTTCTTGGTACGGATGCGAGCAGTAATTTTAGCTCAGTCGTAATCGATATCGGTGGTGGGACAAGCGACGTCGCTGTTATCAACGACGGTGGTGTCGAAGGCACCAAGTCATTTGGTATCGGAGGCCGCGCTTTTACTAAGACCATCGCGACCGAGATGGATATCGACTACAATCGAGCGGAGATGCTCAAGGTCGGCCTGACCGATAAAGACGAGATGAATGGGGCAGATAAGGCCAAGGTCCTAAAAGCACTCACCAAGACATTAGATGTCTGGATCGACGGAGTTGAGCTAGCCCTCAGCGAATTCGATGCCATCGACCACTTACCGAACCACGTTCTGCTCTGTGGCGGTGGCGCTAGTCTACAGCCGCTCGTTCATGTCCTAAAAGAGACCAAATGGTATAAGGATCTGCCCTTTACGCGTGAGCCGACGATACAGAGAATTACGCCCGAACAGGTGGCTGGCATTAAGGATTCAACAGGTAAGGCGGGCGATCATACGTTCGTTACAGCCATGGGTCTTCTCAGGGTCGGTTATGATACGATGGTAGGTACCGGTGAAGCAGCCGACTCCCTGAAGGATAAGCTCAATCGAATGCTCAGGATATGA
- a CDS encoding alanine--tRNA ligase, protein MKAEEIRAAYLKFVKDRQHVIIPRANLVPQDDPTTLFTGSGMQPMVPYLLGAPHPEGKRIADSQTCFRAEDIEEIGDNRHTTFFEMLGNWSLGDYFKKEQLPWFFEFLTVVVGLDPQKIYVTCYIGNERLEIPRDKESSEIWKRLFKEKGIDALEADLGSETDGAARGVKDGERIFYYDGKKNWWSRGGPEKTTPVGDPCGPTSEVFYLFEHIPHDPAYGEHCHPNCDCGRYVEVGNSVFMTYKRVNGGFAADSFEKLPAGNVDFGGGLERISQAAEGSGDMFRISLLWPIIQELEKLTGHMYLGNEASMRVIADHLRGAVFLVVDGVLPSNNEQGYVLRRLIRRAVRFAFDLNVDNGLLEKVVPVVVSLYEKDYPEVTSNKQQIIDALVKEEKLFRQTLQAGVRHFERELQGKTELDGETVFKLYDTYGFPTELSLEEAGRHKVKIAPNWQHDFMHAMDAQKERSRTAFKGQFKGGLEGRSDMHRKYHSATHLMYKALRLVLGDHVIQRGSNITEERLRFDFSHPEKVTPEEIAKIEEIVNEQIKKSLTVTWEELPTDEAFKRGAMGAFGDKYGEKVKVYTMKADGEEKPFSFEICGGPHVDNTSELAEGGKRFKILKEESSSAGVRRIKAALV, encoded by the coding sequence ATGAAAGCTGAAGAGATCCGTGCTGCGTACTTAAAGTTCGTAAAAGACAGGCAGCACGTCATTATTCCACGAGCCAATCTCGTCCCGCAGGACGATCCGACCACCCTCTTTACTGGGAGCGGTATGCAGCCTATGGTGCCGTACCTACTAGGTGCACCACACCCGGAAGGTAAGCGCATTGCTGACTCACAGACATGCTTTCGGGCCGAGGATATAGAGGAAATAGGGGATAATCGTCACACCACGTTCTTTGAGATGCTTGGCAACTGGAGTCTCGGTGACTACTTTAAGAAAGAACAGTTACCATGGTTCTTTGAATTCTTAACCGTGGTTGTTGGTCTTGATCCTCAGAAGATTTACGTCACATGCTATATAGGCAACGAAAGGCTTGAAATTCCTCGGGATAAAGAGTCCAGCGAGATATGGAAACGACTTTTCAAGGAAAAGGGGATCGATGCACTTGAGGCAGACCTTGGCTCAGAGACTGATGGGGCGGCCCGGGGGGTCAAGGATGGTGAGCGGATCTTTTACTATGACGGTAAGAAGAACTGGTGGAGCCGTGGTGGCCCCGAGAAGACAACGCCAGTTGGCGACCCTTGTGGGCCGACCAGCGAAGTCTTCTACCTCTTTGAGCACATACCACACGATCCGGCCTATGGAGAGCACTGTCACCCAAACTGTGACTGTGGCCGTTACGTTGAGGTAGGTAACAGCGTTTTTATGACCTACAAGCGGGTTAACGGTGGTTTCGCTGCCGATAGCTTCGAAAAACTGCCCGCCGGTAATGTTGACTTTGGTGGTGGGCTGGAACGTATCTCTCAAGCCGCAGAAGGCAGTGGAGATATGTTTAGGATCAGTCTCCTCTGGCCGATCATCCAGGAACTTGAGAAACTGACTGGTCATATGTATCTCGGTAATGAAGCCTCAATGAGAGTAATTGCCGACCACCTACGAGGTGCAGTCTTCTTGGTTGTTGATGGTGTTCTACCAAGCAATAACGAGCAGGGATATGTCCTGCGACGTCTGATCCGCAGGGCTGTTCGTTTTGCCTTTGATCTCAACGTCGACAACGGCCTACTTGAAAAAGTCGTCCCAGTCGTTGTCAGTCTCTACGAGAAGGATTACCCGGAGGTAACTTCCAATAAGCAACAGATCATTGATGCGCTTGTTAAGGAAGAGAAACTCTTCCGCCAGACGCTTCAGGCAGGCGTCAGACACTTTGAACGAGAGCTACAGGGCAAAACTGAGCTTGATGGCGAGACGGTCTTTAAACTCTATGACACCTATGGTTTCCCGACTGAGCTGAGCCTCGAAGAGGCTGGTCGTCATAAAGTGAAGATCGCTCCGAACTGGCAGCACGACTTCATGCATGCCATGGATGCTCAGAAAGAACGCAGCCGGACAGCTTTCAAAGGCCAATTCAAGGGCGGCCTCGAAGGCCGCAGTGACATGCATCGTAAGTACCACTCTGCGACACACCTCATGTACAAAGCTTTGCGTCTGGTACTTGGCGACCATGTCATCCAGCGTGGCAGCAACATTACTGAGGAGCGTCTCCGTTTTGATTTTAGTCATCCTGAGAAGGTAACTCCCGAAGAGATTGCCAAGATTGAAGAGATTGTTAACGAGCAGATCAAAAAGAGCCTGACCGTCACTTGGGAGGAACTGCCGACTGATGAAGCGTTCAAGCGTGGTGCGATGGGTGCATTTGGCGATAAGTATGGTGAGAAGGTCAAGGTTTATACGATGAAAGCTGATGGAGAAGAGAAGCCATTTAGCTTTGAGATTTGTGGTGGTCCTCATGTCGATAACACTTCTGAGCTTGCCGAAGGTGGTAAGAGATTCAAGATCCTCAAAGAGGAATCGTCGTCGGCCGGCGTCCGTCGGATCAAAGCCGCACTCGTTTGA
- the mnmA gene encoding tRNA 2-thiouridine(34) synthase MnmA, translating into MPVSKSVFVGMSGGVDSSVTAALLEGQGYRVTGVYMKNWTEDLPGMQCPWAEDLADAKRVAVQLGIDFKVFDFQDEYRQTVVDYMIEEYKAGRTPNPDVMCNQEIKFKLFLKTALAQGADLIATGHYARVESGQLLTGLDASKDQSYFLYRVDRPALEKTLFPLGSLKKTEVRRRAGELNLVNADKPDSQGICFVGEIGIKDFLMHYVESQPGEIVDIRTREILGEHDGAIFFTIGQRHGLGIGGGLPYYVVAKDMKKNIVYVTSNLDDKYLWKDEITLDQLHWISDEPVPSETYQVRARYRGPLVKASIAIDDGRAVVKLRDAVRGVAAGQSVVVYDGDRVLGGGIVTA; encoded by the coding sequence ATGCCCGTATCTAAGAGTGTCTTTGTTGGTATGAGTGGTGGGGTCGACAGTTCAGTGACGGCTGCTCTTCTTGAAGGCCAAGGATACCGAGTGACCGGGGTCTATATGAAGAATTGGACCGAAGACTTACCAGGCATGCAGTGCCCTTGGGCTGAAGATCTGGCTGATGCTAAGCGAGTAGCAGTCCAGCTCGGGATAGACTTTAAGGTCTTTGACTTTCAGGATGAGTACCGCCAAACGGTCGTCGATTATATGATCGAGGAATATAAGGCAGGTCGAACGCCAAACCCAGATGTTATGTGCAACCAAGAGATTAAGTTCAAGTTATTTCTCAAGACGGCACTGGCCCAGGGGGCCGATCTGATTGCCACCGGCCACTATGCACGCGTTGAGAGCGGCCAGCTTCTCACTGGTCTTGACGCCTCAAAAGATCAGAGCTACTTCCTCTACCGCGTCGACAGGCCTGCCTTAGAGAAGACACTCTTTCCTCTCGGCTCGCTGAAAAAGACCGAAGTACGCCGCAGAGCGGGTGAGCTAAACCTTGTTAACGCTGACAAACCAGACTCGCAGGGGATCTGCTTTGTCGGGGAGATCGGTATCAAAGACTTTTTGATGCACTATGTCGAGAGCCAGCCAGGGGAGATCGTCGACATCAGGACTCGTGAGATCCTTGGGGAGCATGATGGGGCCATCTTCTTCACCATCGGTCAGCGTCATGGTCTCGGTATCGGTGGTGGCCTCCCATATTATGTCGTTGCCAAGGACATGAAGAAGAATATCGTCTACGTGACGAGTAATCTCGACGATAAGTATCTCTGGAAAGATGAGATAACTCTCGACCAGCTTCACTGGATAAGCGATGAACCGGTTCCCAGTGAGACATACCAAGTTCGCGCAAGATACCGAGGCCCACTCGTCAAAGCATCAATCGCTATTGATGATGGCAGGGCAGTTGTCAAACTCCGCGATGCCGTACGGGGAGTGGCGGCCGGCCAGTCGGTCGTCGTCTATGATGGTGATAGGGTGCTCGGCGGCGGAATTGTTACCGCTTAG
- a CDS encoding YdcF family protein codes for MSRHKHTRIERLRRHLIKLALVVIVLFGLFAFAVPAYLGPQNGLRKASAIVAISGGDTTARAKEAIKLYKEGWAPQIIFSGAAKDPSSPSNADIMSRQAVAAGIPLKVVDVEGSSDNTEENAQDTASIIKADNYRTIILVTSPYHQRRAEVDFRHYLGSKVAIINRSSVDNNDWAGWTWWLHEQSLAIGLGEVLRTTFVLVQYHARI; via the coding sequence ATGAGCCGCCATAAGCATACTCGGATCGAGCGACTCAGACGCCATCTTATTAAACTGGCCTTGGTTGTCATTGTCCTGTTTGGCTTGTTTGCTTTTGCTGTACCAGCTTATCTTGGTCCTCAGAATGGTCTCCGAAAGGCCAGCGCTATCGTGGCTATAAGTGGTGGTGACACAACTGCCCGGGCTAAAGAGGCAATCAAGCTCTATAAAGAGGGTTGGGCTCCGCAGATCATCTTCTCGGGAGCAGCCAAGGATCCCTCGAGCCCGTCCAATGCCGACATTATGAGCCGCCAGGCTGTAGCGGCCGGCATTCCGTTAAAGGTTGTCGATGTTGAAGGTTCTTCAGATAACACTGAAGAAAACGCTCAGGATACGGCCTCGATCATTAAAGCCGATAACTATAGGACGATTATCCTAGTTACCTCACCGTACCATCAGCGACGTGCTGAAGTTGACTTCCGACACTATCTTGGCTCAAAGGTTGCGATCATCAATCGTTCCTCAGTAGATAACAATGACTGGGCAGGCTGGACCTGGTGGCTGCATGAACAGAGTCTGGCTATCGGTCTTGGCGAGGTCCTCCGAACGACTTTTGTACTGGTACAGTATCATGCCCGTATCTAA
- a CDS encoding cysteine desulfurase family protein, with translation METPIYLDYAAATPLDDEVAAAMTPYLSGRFYNPSASYQAARQVKADLEEVRKRIALPLGAKPAEIVFTAGAAEANNLAITGVMTEFPKANVLVGAIEHETVLAPAKRHTHKLIPVNAKGTIDLDKLSGLIDNNTVLISIGYANNETGTIQPLSKVAKLVQGVRRQRLLSHNKLPLYLHSDAAQAAPYLDLHTARLGVDLMTLNGSKMYGPKQVGLLFVQGQVQIEPLIVGGGQERGLRSGTENVAGIIGLAVALENSQLHRKEASRREAGLRDSLQNRLSERYDDQLVVSGDQKHRLPNTLNVAWPGLDGERLVMLCDEYGLQLATGAACSANKERRSHVLSALGLSDETVDGSIRITLGRQTTGADIDRAAQILIKAVAELER, from the coding sequence GTGGAGACGCCGATATATCTTGATTACGCCGCAGCAACACCTCTTGATGACGAGGTGGCCGCGGCAATGACTCCCTATTTATCGGGGCGTTTCTACAATCCGTCGGCTAGCTACCAGGCAGCTCGACAGGTTAAAGCTGATCTTGAAGAGGTCCGGAAACGAATAGCGCTTCCACTTGGCGCCAAACCTGCCGAAATCGTCTTTACGGCTGGAGCTGCTGAAGCAAACAACTTAGCGATTACTGGTGTCATGACTGAATTTCCAAAAGCCAATGTCTTAGTCGGCGCGATCGAGCATGAGACAGTCCTGGCACCTGCCAAACGCCACACCCATAAACTTATCCCAGTGAATGCCAAGGGTACGATCGATCTTGATAAGCTGTCGGGGCTGATCGACAACAATACGGTCCTCATCAGCATTGGCTATGCCAATAACGAGACCGGCACTATCCAACCCCTGTCAAAAGTAGCTAAACTCGTTCAGGGTGTACGCCGGCAGCGCCTGCTCAGTCATAACAAGCTACCACTCTATCTGCATAGCGATGCCGCCCAGGCCGCTCCGTATCTAGACCTGCATACGGCACGACTCGGCGTCGACCTGATGACACTTAACGGTTCCAAGATGTATGGCCCGAAGCAGGTTGGTTTACTCTTTGTCCAGGGGCAGGTCCAGATAGAGCCACTTATAGTTGGAGGAGGCCAAGAGCGTGGTCTGAGAAGTGGTACCGAGAATGTAGCAGGTATCATCGGGTTGGCAGTCGCACTTGAGAACTCCCAGCTCCATCGCAAGGAGGCTTCTCGGCGTGAAGCCGGCCTACGTGACTCTCTACAGAACCGACTGTCTGAGCGATACGATGATCAGTTGGTCGTTAGTGGTGATCAGAAGCATCGTCTGCCAAACACACTGAACGTGGCATGGCCTGGTTTAGACGGAGAACGGCTTGTAATGCTCTGTGATGAGTACGGCCTGCAGCTTGCGACAGGGGCGGCCTGCAGCGCTAACAAGGAGCGACGCTCGCATGTCTTGAGCGCGCTGGGTTTAAGTGATGAGACAGTCGATGGCAGTATACGGATAACCCTCGGGCGTCAGACGACCGGGGCCGATATTGATAGGGCCGCTCAGATTCTTATTAAGGCTGTCGCGGAGCTGGAGAGATGA
- a CDS encoding TatD family hydrolase, with protein MVLTDTHCHIHSSHYEFDIDAVLADAFAAGVTRMLCVGTGVADSQEAVAFAQEHEGCFASIGIHPHEAATEKGEWLDFVKLAGQPEVVAVGECGLDYFYLHSPKLDQQRLLRQQIELALEHNLPIVFHVRDAFDDFWKIFESYRGIRGVLHSFTDNRANMERGLSHNLYIGVNGIVTFTKDAKQRDLLISVPEKRLLLETDAPYLTPVPKRGTINVPANVELVADFIARERNQPIEQIAAITSQNAQELFILND; from the coding sequence ATGGTGCTCACTGATACCCACTGCCATATCCATAGCAGCCACTATGAGTTTGACATTGATGCCGTTTTAGCCGACGCCTTTGCGGCCGGTGTAACTCGTATGCTCTGTGTCGGCACCGGTGTTGCCGATAGCCAAGAAGCAGTAGCCTTTGCCCAAGAGCATGAGGGCTGTTTTGCCAGCATCGGCATTCATCCTCATGAAGCGGCAACTGAAAAGGGGGAGTGGCTTGACTTCGTCAAGCTGGCTGGCCAGCCGGAAGTGGTGGCGGTTGGGGAGTGTGGGCTTGACTACTTTTACCTGCATTCACCCAAACTCGATCAGCAGAGGCTGCTCCGCCAACAAATTGAATTGGCTCTCGAGCACAACCTCCCTATCGTTTTTCATGTCCGTGACGCCTTTGACGACTTCTGGAAGATATTCGAATCATATCGGGGTATCAGGGGTGTTTTGCACAGTTTTACGGATAATCGGGCCAATATGGAGCGAGGGTTATCGCATAACCTCTATATTGGTGTCAATGGTATCGTGACTTTCACCAAGGATGCCAAGCAGCGTGACCTGCTGATCTCTGTCCCGGAGAAGCGCCTGCTGCTTGAAACCGACGCTCCCTATTTGACTCCAGTACCTAAACGTGGTACCATAAACGTACCGGCGAATGTGGAGTTGGTAGCGGACTTTATAGCGAGGGAACGCAACCAGCCTATAGAGCAAATTGCGGCCATTACTTCACAGAACGCACAGGAACTATTTATCTTAAACGATTGA
- the metG gene encoding methionine--tRNA ligase: MKKFYIATAIPYVNALPHVGNALDYVLADTISRYYQMQGYAVFFSTGSDEHGQKIAEKAAEQHQATQAYVDSMVPGWKDFAKALNIEYSYWIRTTEPKHVKAAQLIWKKLEPYIYKKSYTGWYCVGHEEFVTELQYKTNKGVCPDHNKPYVKISEENYFFKLTEFGTKIKEAIAKDEYKVVPAVRKNEVMALLNSGLEDISISREAKRLKWGVPVPGDPSQVMYVWFEALMNYITTLDYPSGENFKTFWPADIQIVGKDIIRFHAVIWPAMLMGLDLPLPKQLLVHGHIQVANQKMSKTIGNVISPLDIVKDYGIDAFRYYFLRHIPTQGDGDFTWERFEDAYNNELGNELGNLVQRVASMINRYQEGVIGIIPEASHDTVPYQEAMADLRLDKALDYLWVLVKGLNQYIDEEKPWEIAKAEDGQHLQEVLAYTVSSLLQISQMLLPFLPNTSAAIKATFEKEVVKPYEGVLFPKIYLHTKDARAGHKHGAH, from the coding sequence GTGAAGAAATTCTATATTGCCACTGCTATTCCGTACGTCAACGCTCTGCCGCACGTCGGCAATGCGCTCGATTACGTTCTAGCCGATACAATTAGCCGTTATTACCAGATGCAGGGTTACGCCGTCTTCTTCAGCACTGGTAGCGACGAGCATGGCCAGAAGATTGCCGAGAAGGCTGCCGAACAGCACCAGGCAACCCAGGCATACGTTGACTCGATGGTCCCTGGTTGGAAAGATTTTGCCAAAGCTCTCAATATCGAGTACAGCTACTGGATTAGAACGACCGAGCCGAAGCATGTCAAAGCCGCTCAACTGATCTGGAAGAAGCTCGAACCCTATATTTACAAGAAGAGCTACACCGGCTGGTACTGTGTCGGTCATGAAGAGTTTGTGACTGAGCTTCAATACAAGACCAACAAAGGAGTCTGCCCGGATCACAACAAGCCCTACGTCAAGATCAGTGAGGAGAATTACTTCTTCAAGCTGACCGAGTTTGGGACCAAGATCAAAGAGGCCATCGCCAAAGACGAATATAAGGTCGTCCCAGCTGTTCGCAAGAACGAAGTAATGGCCCTGCTCAACAGCGGCCTTGAGGATATCAGCATCAGTCGCGAGGCCAAGCGCCTCAAGTGGGGAGTCCCCGTACCAGGTGATCCGTCACAGGTTATGTACGTCTGGTTCGAAGCCCTTATGAACTACATTACCACTCTCGATTATCCGAGTGGTGAGAACTTCAAGACTTTCTGGCCGGCAGACATTCAGATCGTCGGCAAAGACATCATCCGTTTTCACGCCGTTATCTGGCCGGCCATGTTGATGGGGCTCGACCTGCCGCTACCCAAACAGCTTCTGGTCCATGGTCACATTCAGGTAGCCAACCAGAAGATGAGCAAGACGATCGGCAACGTTATCTCGCCTCTAGACATCGTCAAGGATTACGGTATCGACGCCTTCCGCTACTACTTCCTGCGTCACATCCCAACCCAGGGCGACGGTGATTTTACCTGGGAGCGTTTTGAAGACGCCTACAATAACGAGCTTGGAAACGAGCTTGGTAATCTTGTCCAACGAGTCGCTTCGATGATCAACCGTTACCAGGAAGGGGTGATCGGGATAATCCCTGAGGCCTCACATGACACGGTGCCGTATCAAGAAGCAATGGCCGATCTGCGATTAGATAAAGCACTTGATTATCTCTGGGTGCTCGTCAAAGGGCTCAACCAATACATCGACGAGGAGAAGCCCTGGGAGATTGCCAAAGCCGAGGATGGTCAGCATCTCCAAGAAGTTCTCGCCTATACGGTCAGCTCGTTGCTGCAGATCAGCCAAATGTTACTTCCATTTCTGCCCAACACCTCCGCGGCCATTAAGGCGACCTTCGAGAAAGAGGTCGTCAAGCCCTACGAGGGCGTTCTCTTCCCCAAGATCTACCTGCATACCAAGGACGCTAGGGCTGGCCATAAGCATGGTGCTCACTGA
- the rsmA gene encoding 16S rRNA (adenine(1518)-N(6)/adenine(1519)-N(6))-dimethyltransferase RsmA has translation MDTPKKSLGQHWLNDQESLKAIVRLAHVTKEDTILEIGPGPGSLTRLLAAQARHVVAVELDRDLAYVLKARVDADNVEVVEQDILTFDLRRLPTGYKVVANIPYYLTSKLIRTLLEAPNRPTIVVLLIQKEVAERLTAKPGSLSILGVSAQFYADVELGPIVPAGLFKPPPEVDSQVVALRLREAPLFSDITPKEYFRVVRAGFSEKRKKLRSSLSGGLAISKDQADRLLESAHIRPDARAQELTLEEWAGLTREFKNPAI, from the coding sequence ATGGATACTCCCAAGAAGTCTCTCGGACAACACTGGCTCAACGACCAGGAGAGCCTTAAGGCAATCGTCAGACTAGCTCACGTCACCAAAGAAGACACCATCCTTGAGATTGGCCCGGGTCCAGGCAGTCTGACGCGGCTGTTGGCAGCACAAGCCAGGCATGTGGTCGCCGTAGAACTAGATAGGGATCTGGCCTACGTTCTTAAAGCCAGAGTGGACGCGGACAATGTCGAGGTGGTCGAGCAGGATATACTCACCTTCGATCTGAGACGACTTCCGACCGGCTACAAGGTAGTGGCCAACATACCCTACTATCTAACCTCAAAGCTGATTAGAACGCTTCTGGAGGCCCCAAATAGGCCCACGATCGTAGTCTTGCTTATCCAGAAAGAGGTAGCCGAGAGACTCACTGCCAAACCGGGTTCCCTCTCGATTCTCGGCGTCAGCGCACAGTTTTATGCTGACGTAGAGCTCGGTCCGATCGTGCCGGCCGGCCTCTTCAAGCCGCCCCCAGAGGTCGACTCTCAGGTCGTAGCTCTCAGGCTTCGAGAAGCACCACTCTTCTCGGATATTACTCCAAAAGAGTACTTCCGAGTTGTTAGGGCGGGCTTCTCTGAAAAGCGCAAGAAACTGCGCAGTAGCCTCAGTGGCGGCCTGGCTATTAGCAAAGATCAGGCCGATCGATTACTTGAGAGTGCTCACATTCGTCCCGACGCAAGAGCGCAGGAGCTAACCCTCGAAGAATGGGCCGGATTGACTCGGGAGTTTAAAAACCCTGCGATCTGA
- a CDS encoding PPC domain-containing DNA-binding protein, whose translation MNYRFDGYNYIIVLKKGEELVEKLLHFIEQSGVKSGWVEGIGGAMELEIGFYDLDKKNYKWQTYPSICEIDSLKGSIAHDDKGEPVVHLHGVFSGDDFEPIGGHVKRLVVGGTCELFIHAFQLPLVRQFDGDTGLKTLQLD comes from the coding sequence ATGAACTACCGATTTGACGGCTACAACTACATTATTGTGCTCAAGAAGGGTGAAGAGCTGGTTGAAAAGCTACTCCACTTTATTGAGCAGAGCGGTGTCAAGAGCGGCTGGGTAGAGGGGATTGGAGGGGCCATGGAGCTTGAAATCGGCTTTTACGACCTCGATAAGAAGAACTACAAATGGCAGACATACCCGTCAATCTGTGAGATCGACTCTCTAAAAGGATCGATTGCTCACGACGATAAAGGTGAGCCAGTCGTTCATCTACACGGAGTCTTCTCTGGTGACGACTTCGAGCCAATCGGCGGCCACGTTAAACGTCTGGTCGTTGGTGGTACTTGTGAGCTCTTCATCCACGCCTTCCAACTGCCGCTAGTCCGGCAGTTTGACGGTGATACCGGTCTGAAGACATTGCAGTTGGATTAG